ATGATTGATCTTTTTTATGACACTGTTCATTCTATTAACCGGAGAGACTATACAAACATACAGGTAAATGCCTGGGCTAATAAAACTGAACTTAATAGGCGTCATGCATCATGGGGAGAGGAATTCGAACGAAACTTCACTTATGTTGCTACCTTAGACAAACAGATCGTAGGATTTTGCGATTTAACCTCTTCAGGACTGCTTGACCGTTTATATGTTCATAAAGACTACCAAAGAAAAGGAATCGCTTCCGAGCTCTTAGAAAAAGTGCAACAGACCGCACGTTTGAACAATATGGAACAGCTTCATACGGAAGCAAGCATAACGGCAGTTCCGTTTTTTAGAGAGCAAGGATTTTCACTAGTAAAAAGTCAGCTAGTTGAAAAAAACGGTATCCAACTTAAAAATTTTCTCATGGCGAAGGAGTTATAGGCAATAGTGATGTTAAAAACTAGTTCGTATAGTTTTTAAATGTAACTAATATGTTAGTGAAAAAAGGATGATGGTGATGTCTCGAGAATTCACTACGCCTCAATACCCTAACGAGATGCTTAATATCATTAAGAATGGATTGAAAAAATCGTCTTCACCAACGAACGTTATTGTTGTGGGAGCTGGCGTTGCAGGACTAGTATCAGCATCCTTGTTAAAGAAGGCCGGTCATCGAGTTACCATTCTAGAAGGTAACGATCGTGTTGGCGGGAGGATTTACACTCTTAGAAAACCATTTACAGATGATAATTATCTTGATGTTGGCGCTATGCGTATTCCTACAACTCACAAATTAACGTATGAATATATCAGAAGATTTCAACTTAAAATGAATCGCTTCGTGAATTCCTCTCCAAGAGATATCATTTATGCTAATGGAGTTAGAACTACAAGAGAAAAATACGAAGCAGACCCTGATATACTTCAATTTCCCGTTGAACCTCACGAAAAAGGAAAAACCGCTACGGAATTATTTTTATCAGCAGTTAATCCATTTTTACTGCTTTATAAAGAAGGTGACGCTCAACAAAAGAAATTCATTCGTAAAAAATTTGATCAGTATTCAATGGAGAATTTTCTTCGCTTCAATCCCATTGGTCCTTCGCTATCTCCAAATGCTGTTCGAATGGTTAAAGTACTTTTAGGCATTGAAGGATTTTCGGAACTATCCTTTATCGACATTCTAACCGATATCGTAAATACTGTTTTTAATACTGACATGGAATTTAACGAAATTACTGGTGGAAATGATCAATTGCCTCGGTCTTTTCTACCTGAGCTAGAAGAGAATCTCTTGTTAAATCAAAAAGTACACCGCCTTATTCAAAGACCACAAAGTGTTCAAATTCAGACGAGGAATCAACAAACAGGAATTATTGAAAAGTTTAACAGCGATTATGTTCTTATGACTGTGCCTTTTTCAGTGTTTCAATTTATAGAAGTTTATCCGTACCGTTCTTTTTCATTTGATAAATGGAAAGCGATCCGTGAGTTGCATTATGTAGCTTCTATTAAAATTGGGATTGAATTTAAAGACCGATTTTGGGAAAAAGAAGGGTTGAATGGTGCAAATACCATTTCGGATTTTCCTAATCGCTATACGTATACACCTAGTCGCACAGGTAATGAGCCAGGAGCTGGAGTCTTACTAGCAAGTTATAGCTGGGAAGATAACGCGATGTTATGGAATAGCTTAAATGATGATCAAAAAATCACACAATCCCTCGAAGATCTTGCAAAAATACATGGACCTAAAGTATTTGATGAGTACTTGACGAGCGCATCATTTAGCTGGAGTCAAAATCAATTCTCAGGAGGTTGCTTTACACTCTTTAAACCGAATCAAATTACCGAATTTGAAAGCATCGTAAAAAAACCTGAAGGAAGAGTTCACTTTGCAGGTGAGCACACATCAGATTTCCACGGGTGGATTGAAGGAGCAGTTGAATCTGGTGTTAGAGCGGCATTTGAAATCAATGAGCGCACGTTATAAATCCTTTTAATCTCATTTAACAGATCGCTCAATGTTCATAATACTCTTTTGTGAAACCAATGGCTGCAATGGCTGCCCCTGCAGTTTGACCATAACTTCCAATGGCAAGAATCTGTTGTCCCATCTTCTTATTTCCATTCTTCACATACAGAAGCCCAATAGCTTCAATAGCAATGGCAAACGATTGAATCGTTTGCCCGGTTGTGATGAGCTCTGCATAGAAGGCTTCACTTATACTCGAGCTTTTTGCTTCGAAAGCAGCTCCAGCTGATTGAATAATATCTCCCATAATGTCAATATTCAGCGCTTCTTCATCAGTCCCCGTTACAATTCCTGATCCACCAAGAACATTTGCAATATTACCAGCAGACTGTAACCATGCTCCGAGCGTTCCAAACGTTTCATTCTCATTAGAAGTCAAGCTGCTTCTTCCGATAGCTTGAAGAGAGTTCCCCGTTGCTTCGACGCCATTCCCAATTACATAAAGATCTCCTCCGATATCCTCCATAAGTGAGTCCGCTTCATTTGATGCAACAATTGTATTCCCAATAGAGGCAATAGCTGCACCTATCGTCTGGATCCACGCTCCCGAAAGAATGAGGAATTCTCCGTACACCTCCAATACTAAACACGCTCCTTTTCATACTTTTATCCTATTCGTTTGATTTGCATTGTGACCAAAGTCAATCGTCTAATTTAGACCACCAAAGAAGGAGGGACTCCCACAATCCTCTTTCCATTATTAGGGATTAAAACCAACCGATCTACCTAGCAAAACCGACTTTATCTTTAAGTGATAATGGTTCTCAAGTATCATTGACTATGATAATCATTCTCACTTATCATGAATAGTGTAAGATAATGAAAATCATTATCAATTAGTAAAGGAGTTCTCAACATGATGATTCAAGAATTAACTTCAAATCAAACACTACTCGACCAACAAATGAAAAGAGAGTCCAATGCAAGATCTTATCCAAGAAGAATACCAATTGCCATTAATGAGGCAGAAGGGATTTTTGTTACTGACATGGAAGGAAAGCGATATTATGATTGCTTAGCTGGTGCTGGTACTTTAGCTCTTGGTCATAACCATCCCGTTACTATAGAAGCCATGCAGAAAGTCCTTCATGATAAAAGGCCTTTACATACGTTAGATATTACAACACCAATAAAAGAAGAGTTCGTGAATGAAATATTTTCAAATTTACCCGGAGATTTCGCAGAGCGTGCCAAAATACAATTTTGTGGACCAACAGGAGGCGATGCGATAGAAGCCGCCTTAAAATTAGTGAAAACTGCGACAAGGAGAAGTAGTATCCTTACGTTTCAAGGAGGATACCACGGTTCAACACATGGAACAATGGCGATTAGTGGTAATCTCGGTCCCAAAAAAAACGTCCAAGGTTTAATGCCAGATACTCATTTCATGCCATACCCGTATTCGTATCGTTGTCCATTTGGTATGAAGGAAAGCGAAGGACACAAAATTTCTAGTACTTATATTGAAAATCTATTAGATGATCCGGAGAGCGGCATTTTACCCCCGGCCGCTATGATTCTAGAAGTTGTTCAAGGCGAAGGTGGTTCCGTACCTGCACCTATCGAATGGCTACAGGAAATGAGAAGAATAACAAGCGAGCGAGGTATTCCCCTTATTATTGATGAAATCCAAACGGGAATAGGACGAACAGGAAAAATGTTCGCATTCGAACATGCAGGGATCGTACCAGATGTCATTGTCCTTTCTAAAGCAATTGGCGGCAGTCTCCCACTTTCGGTTGTTATTTACGATCGTGAACTCGATAAGTGGGAGCCTGGTGCTCACATTGGTACATTCAGAGGAAATCAAATGGCAATGGCAGCCGGAACCGCCTTATTGAAATTTATTAAAGAACAGAGACTTGATGTTCATGCAGCAACGATGGGGGAAAAAATGCTTTCTGCCTTACAAAAGCTTCAGATGAATTTCCGAGAAATTGGAGACGTAAGGGGGAGAGGGCTAATGATCGGTGTTGAAATAGTTGATCCTACACAGCCCCAGTCTTCATCAGGAAGCTATCCTTCTCAACCTGTGTTAGCTAGCAGAATTCAGAGAGAATGCTTTGACAGAGGATTGATATTAGAAGTTGGAGGTCGTAACGGAAGTGTAGTAAGGTTCCTCCCGCCACTGATAATAACGAATGAACAAGTTTTAGAAGTACTCAGCATTTTTGAGGAAGCAGTTAACGCTGCTGTTAAAAGTTTATGATAAATGCAGTTGAAAAGAATCCTCCTGATATTTCAAAAGAGAAAATGTATGATTCCCTTTTCCTTAACAACAGTGAGAAAGGACAAGAAGCTTTCCGGGAACAAATGCACGAAATGACGAACATAATTTGCGAGACTTTTCGTAAAGAAAATGCGCCGTTCACCGGAAAGGAGCCACAAACGATTGAAAAGGAAGTTGAAGAACTTTTCGATTTTCCCAGCTCAAATCAAGATTTTACTGCATTACTAAACGAGCTTAAGGCTCCTCTATTCAAAAATAACCTGCAAATTTCTCATGAAAAAAGCCTGGCTCATTTGCAATGCCCACCGCTTATACCTGCCATAGCTGCTGAACTCGCAATAAGTGTGTTCAATCAATCACTTGATTCATGGGATCAAAGTCCTTCTGCTACGTACCTTGAAGAGGGAATGATTAAGTGGCTCGCAGATCAATTCGGTTATTCATCAAATGCTGACGGAACTTTTACAAGTGGAGGGACACAATCGAACTACACTGGTCTTCTTCTAGCTAGAGATGCATGTTGTTTAAGATTATGGGGGCAAAATGTTCAGAAAGATGGATTACCAGATGAGTTTCATAAATTAAGGATTCTTTGCTCAGAGGAGGCTCATTTTACTGTACAAAAATCAGCTGTACAGCTTGGATTGGGAGAAAAAGCAGTAATAAAAGTTAAAACAGACAAACATCACAGAATGTCGGTATCGCATTTACAGTACCAATTAGCTGAATTAAAAGCTCAACACCTTGTTCCTTTTGCACTCGTTGGAACTTGTGGGACCACTGATTTCGGAAGCATAGATCCGTTAGATGAACTAGCGGCAATCGCTCATGAGGAAGATTTATGGTTTCATGTGGATGCAGCTTTTGGAGGCGCGCTTATTCTTTCCAAATCTCATAAGTCAAAGTTAAAAGGAATTTGTTATGCCGATTCGCTCACAGTCGATTTTCATAAGCTATTTTATCAGCCCATTTCATGTGGGGCTTTCCTTGTGAAGAACAAAGAATCGTTCCGGTTTTTAATTCAACATGCTGATTATTTAAATCCACTAGAGGATGTAGAAGAGGGGATTCCCAACCTGGTGAACAAATCGATTTTAACTTCCAGAAGACTTGACGCCTTTAAGCTCTTTCTTTCATTAAAAACGATAGGTACAAACCTGTTTGGAGAAATGATTGATCATACTTTTATCCTTGCTCAAACAACTGCGGAATACCTTTCGAGTCAGGATGATATTAAAGTTGAAAACCTTTCTCCAGAACTCAACACTGTTATCTTTCGTTATGAACCTCAAGATTTCAGTACCGATCGATGCAAATTAAATCGAAAAATACAGCAAGAATTGTTGTATGAGGGCAGAGCGGCCATAGCCAAAACTTCTGTTAATGGCCAAACCTTCTTGAAGTTCACCATACTAAACCCTAGAACAAAAA
The sequence above is drawn from the Pseudalkalibacillus hwajinpoensis genome and encodes:
- a CDS encoding aspartate aminotransferase family protein, with protein sequence MMIQELTSNQTLLDQQMKRESNARSYPRRIPIAINEAEGIFVTDMEGKRYYDCLAGAGTLALGHNHPVTIEAMQKVLHDKRPLHTLDITTPIKEEFVNEIFSNLPGDFAERAKIQFCGPTGGDAIEAALKLVKTATRRSSILTFQGGYHGSTHGTMAISGNLGPKKNVQGLMPDTHFMPYPYSYRCPFGMKESEGHKISSTYIENLLDDPESGILPPAAMILEVVQGEGGSVPAPIEWLQEMRRITSERGIPLIIDEIQTGIGRTGKMFAFEHAGIVPDVIVLSKAIGGSLPLSVVIYDRELDKWEPGAHIGTFRGNQMAMAAGTALLKFIKEQRLDVHAATMGEKMLSALQKLQMNFREIGDVRGRGLMIGVEIVDPTQPQSSSGSYPSQPVLASRIQRECFDRGLILEVGGRNGSVVRFLPPLIITNEQVLEVLSIFEEAVNAAVKSL
- a CDS encoding DUF6944 family repetitive protein — translated: MYGEFLILSGAWIQTIGAAIASIGNTIVASNEADSLMEDIGGDLYVIGNGVEATGNSLQAIGRSSLTSNENETFGTLGAWLQSAGNIANVLGGSGIVTGTDEEALNIDIMGDIIQSAGAAFEAKSSSISEAFYAELITTGQTIQSFAIAIEAIGLLYVKNGNKKMGQQILAIGSYGQTAGAAIAAIGFTKEYYEH
- a CDS encoding flavin monoamine oxidase family protein; protein product: MSREFTTPQYPNEMLNIIKNGLKKSSSPTNVIVVGAGVAGLVSASLLKKAGHRVTILEGNDRVGGRIYTLRKPFTDDNYLDVGAMRIPTTHKLTYEYIRRFQLKMNRFVNSSPRDIIYANGVRTTREKYEADPDILQFPVEPHEKGKTATELFLSAVNPFLLLYKEGDAQQKKFIRKKFDQYSMENFLRFNPIGPSLSPNAVRMVKVLLGIEGFSELSFIDILTDIVNTVFNTDMEFNEITGGNDQLPRSFLPELEENLLLNQKVHRLIQRPQSVQIQTRNQQTGIIEKFNSDYVLMTVPFSVFQFIEVYPYRSFSFDKWKAIRELHYVASIKIGIEFKDRFWEKEGLNGANTISDFPNRYTYTPSRTGNEPGAGVLLASYSWEDNAMLWNSLNDDQKITQSLEDLAKIHGPKVFDEYLTSASFSWSQNQFSGGCFTLFKPNQITEFESIVKKPEGRVHFAGEHTSDFHGWIEGAVESGVRAAFEINERTL
- a CDS encoding GNAT family N-acetyltransferase, encoding MHIRPFKENDLIEMIDLFYDTVHSINRRDYTNIQVNAWANKTELNRRHASWGEEFERNFTYVATLDKQIVGFCDLTSSGLLDRLYVHKDYQRKGIASELLEKVQQTARLNNMEQLHTEASITAVPFFREQGFSLVKSQLVEKNGIQLKNFLMAKEL
- a CDS encoding pyridoxal phosphate-dependent decarboxylase family protein → MINAVEKNPPDISKEKMYDSLFLNNSEKGQEAFREQMHEMTNIICETFRKENAPFTGKEPQTIEKEVEELFDFPSSNQDFTALLNELKAPLFKNNLQISHEKSLAHLQCPPLIPAIAAELAISVFNQSLDSWDQSPSATYLEEGMIKWLADQFGYSSNADGTFTSGGTQSNYTGLLLARDACCLRLWGQNVQKDGLPDEFHKLRILCSEEAHFTVQKSAVQLGLGEKAVIKVKTDKHHRMSVSHLQYQLAELKAQHLVPFALVGTCGTTDFGSIDPLDELAAIAHEEDLWFHVDAAFGGALILSKSHKSKLKGICYADSLTVDFHKLFYQPISCGAFLVKNKESFRFLIQHADYLNPLEDVEEGIPNLVNKSILTSRRLDAFKLFLSLKTIGTNLFGEMIDHTFILAQTTAEYLSSQDDIKVENLSPELNTVIFRYEPQDFSTDRCKLNRKIQQELLYEGRAAIAKTSVNGQTFLKFTILNPRTKMKHIQEIVDDIRTLGRKWREHT